A stretch of Paludisphaera borealis DNA encodes these proteins:
- a CDS encoding serine/threonine-protein kinase encodes MTLPIDQCPDDQAWLAFHHGESADDDLDGLAAHLEACASCSERLAEIEGRPDPILDAIRRGGGATPPTTSRTPEAGSTVPGYEVLELLGAGGMGVVHKARHLRLGRLTALKRLKTSSLFDLHRFRREAEAVAALQHPNVVQIYEVGDHDGQPYLALEYVAGGSLADFLQSRPQPPPDAATLVETLARAVDHAHRRGVVHRDLKPANILLQPSSEAAAAPGTAREARLSDFTPKVSDFGIAKRLGEEGGDPGAGATRTGAVLGTPAYMAPEQAESRAVGPPADVYALGAILYELLTGRPPFEGEGSYDTLKRVVDDDPAPPSRIRPGLPRDVETICLKCLRKQPERRYGSAAELGADLRRFLDGRPVLARPTPSWEIAWKWSKRRPATAAAVAVVQASLIVLAVGASWYNGKLREALGSTRAAELQAENNARLAIDAHKHLVEQVQTLLQEAPATRTLRKGLLETAVAGLQRVTGADAGGPLLSRAMAHQLLGEIHWELGRASEASAELERCRQVATDLLAVQPGLPDALDLLATALRRLGDVQLRGDRPKQAQPLFQQALDVAEAWRKADPDDPRALLAVIEGYEHLGHAAHWVGDMAEARSALTRMRELTEARVADEPDDDRARRLLGSALDLLAGIDQSEGDIPSALANYKRSLDLNLEDERRRAARSGQEGGEAVDGRTFRDVMVSLNNLAITYVQAHDFAAARLQMDAALDRARRWSAHDPEDVQRRLDLIDALYSRSAVEQYDLKYAAAIPFLVEAQAMLHRLQDAGKLTDLPIYSIERREAVEGELETCRLLPKALADEAAVWSTPHTTAFELAKAKIEILLADKRPSDALATARRLLEIEPKTARDWLGLARVCSRIVEVYAERAPAEPPPEIVARLLDRGVAALERVYALSASPPTVDELQGDARLAALRRAPGYAALVARRSEPSKAGNP; translated from the coding sequence TTGACCCTTCCCATCGACCAATGCCCTGATGATCAAGCTTGGCTCGCCTTCCATCACGGCGAGTCGGCCGACGACGACCTCGACGGCCTGGCCGCCCATCTGGAAGCCTGCGCCTCGTGCTCCGAGCGGCTCGCCGAGATCGAGGGCCGGCCCGATCCGATCCTTGACGCCATCCGACGGGGCGGGGGCGCCACCCCGCCGACGACGAGTCGGACTCCGGAAGCCGGTTCGACCGTGCCGGGCTATGAAGTCCTCGAACTGCTGGGCGCGGGCGGGATGGGGGTGGTCCACAAGGCTCGCCACTTGCGGCTGGGGCGGCTGACGGCCCTGAAGCGGCTGAAGACCAGCTCGCTGTTCGACCTCCACCGCTTCCGCCGCGAGGCCGAGGCCGTCGCGGCGCTTCAACACCCCAACGTCGTCCAGATCTACGAGGTCGGCGATCACGACGGCCAGCCGTATCTGGCTCTCGAATACGTCGCCGGCGGCTCGCTGGCCGACTTCCTCCAGAGCCGTCCGCAGCCGCCCCCCGATGCGGCGACCCTCGTGGAAACCCTGGCGAGAGCGGTGGACCACGCACACCGCCGCGGCGTGGTCCACCGTGACCTCAAGCCGGCCAACATCCTGCTCCAGCCGTCGAGCGAGGCCGCCGCCGCCCCCGGGACCGCGCGCGAGGCGCGGCTCTCGGACTTCACGCCCAAGGTGAGCGATTTCGGGATCGCCAAGCGGCTGGGAGAGGAGGGGGGCGACCCAGGCGCGGGGGCGACCCGCACGGGCGCCGTCCTGGGAACACCGGCCTACATGGCGCCCGAGCAGGCCGAGAGTCGCGCGGTCGGCCCGCCGGCCGACGTCTACGCCCTTGGCGCAATCCTCTATGAGCTCTTGACCGGCCGTCCCCCGTTCGAGGGCGAAGGCTCGTACGACACCCTGAAGCGGGTGGTCGACGACGACCCCGCGCCGCCGTCTCGAATCCGCCCGGGCCTGCCCCGGGACGTGGAGACCATCTGCCTGAAGTGCCTCCGCAAACAGCCGGAGCGGCGATACGGCTCGGCGGCCGAGCTGGGCGCCGACCTGCGACGGTTCCTCGACGGACGGCCCGTCCTCGCGCGGCCCACGCCCTCGTGGGAGATCGCCTGGAAGTGGTCGAAGCGCCGGCCGGCGACGGCCGCCGCCGTGGCGGTGGTCCAGGCGTCGCTCATCGTGCTGGCCGTGGGGGCGTCGTGGTACAACGGCAAGCTCCGCGAGGCGCTCGGTTCCACCCGGGCCGCCGAGCTTCAGGCCGAGAACAACGCCCGCCTGGCGATCGACGCTCACAAGCACCTGGTCGAGCAGGTCCAGACGCTCCTCCAGGAAGCGCCCGCGACCCGGACGCTTCGCAAGGGGCTGCTCGAAACGGCCGTCGCGGGCCTCCAGCGCGTCACCGGCGCCGACGCCGGAGGGCCGCTTCTGAGCCGGGCCATGGCCCATCAACTGCTCGGCGAAATCCACTGGGAGCTGGGCCGGGCGAGCGAGGCGAGCGCCGAGCTGGAGCGCTGTCGCCAGGTCGCAACGGACTTGCTGGCGGTTCAGCCCGGCCTCCCCGACGCCCTCGACCTCCTCGCCACCGCCCTCCGGCGGCTGGGAGACGTCCAGCTCCGGGGCGACCGGCCGAAGCAGGCGCAACCGTTGTTCCAGCAGGCGCTCGACGTCGCCGAAGCCTGGCGGAAAGCCGACCCCGACGATCCCCGCGCTCTCCTGGCCGTGATCGAGGGCTACGAGCACCTCGGCCACGCCGCCCACTGGGTCGGCGACATGGCGGAAGCGCGGTCCGCCCTCACCCGAATGCGCGAGTTGACCGAGGCCCGGGTCGCCGACGAGCCCGACGACGACCGCGCCCGGCGGCTTCTCGGCTCCGCGCTCGACTTGCTCGCGGGCATCGACCAATCCGAGGGCGACATCCCATCAGCCTTGGCGAACTATAAGCGATCCCTGGATCTGAACCTCGAGGACGAACGGAGACGCGCGGCCCGGAGCGGCCAGGAGGGGGGCGAGGCCGTCGACGGGCGGACGTTTCGAGACGTCATGGTCTCGCTCAACAACCTCGCCATCACGTATGTTCAAGCTCACGACTTCGCCGCCGCCCGCCTCCAGATGGACGCCGCGCTCGACCGGGCTCGGCGATGGTCGGCCCACGATCCCGAGGACGTCCAGCGCCGGCTCGACCTGATCGACGCCCTCTACAGTCGATCGGCCGTCGAGCAGTACGACCTGAAATACGCCGCCGCGATCCCGTTCCTGGTCGAGGCCCAGGCGATGCTGCACCGGCTCCAGGATGCGGGCAAGCTGACGGACCTGCCGATCTACTCCATCGAGCGGCGCGAGGCCGTCGAGGGGGAACTGGAGACTTGCCGGCTGCTGCCCAAGGCGCTCGCCGACGAGGCCGCCGTCTGGTCGACGCCCCACACGACCGCCTTCGAGCTGGCCAAGGCGAAGATCGAGATTCTGCTTGCCGACAAGCGGCCGTCGGACGCGCTCGCGACGGCTCGCCGGCTCCTCGAAATCGAGCCCAAGACCGCCCGCGACTGGCTCGGCCTGGCGCGCGTC
- a CDS encoding RNA polymerase sigma factor yields the protein MADDTPTSPTLLDRARASDSEAWSRLIFLYEPLVRHWCARWACQGADADDLVQEIFVGVASGLASFRRDRPGDSFRGWLRGIARNKRIDFLRRRGRNPVAQGGTEALLQLGQAPDLAAEADDPIEQVSELYHRALALVRGEFEEKTWATFWRVAVDGLSVDAVARDLGVTPAAVRQAKSRVLRRLKQEVGDLIA from the coding sequence GTGGCCGACGACACGCCCACATCGCCGACGCTGCTCGACCGCGCCCGGGCTTCCGACTCCGAAGCCTGGTCGCGCCTGATCTTCCTCTATGAACCGCTGGTCCGCCACTGGTGCGCCCGGTGGGCCTGTCAGGGGGCCGACGCCGACGACCTCGTCCAGGAGATCTTCGTGGGGGTCGCCTCCGGGCTGGCCTCTTTCCGCCGCGATCGGCCGGGCGACAGCTTCCGGGGCTGGCTTCGCGGGATCGCCCGCAACAAGCGGATCGATTTCCTCAGACGACGCGGTCGGAACCCCGTCGCCCAGGGGGGGACCGAGGCGCTCCTCCAGCTCGGCCAGGCGCCCGACCTCGCGGCCGAGGCCGACGACCCGATCGAGCAGGTTTCCGAGCTGTACCACCGGGCGCTCGCGCTCGTCCGGGGGGAGTTCGAGGAGAAGACCTGGGCGACCTTCTGGCGGGTGGCCGTCGACGGGCTCTCCGTCGACGCGGTCGCCCGCGATCTCGGCGTCACGCCCGCGGCCGTCCGGCAGGCCAAGTCGCGCGTGCTCCGACGGCTCAAGCAAGAGGTCGGCGACCTGATCGCGTAG
- the hflX gene encoding GTPase HflX, whose product MIDTSRIERLGRRERVILVGVVLPGGTHNADDPLDEIRGLAKTAGLDVVGTMLQKRQQVDIATYIGSGKVEELKELVAAYEADVVVFDNDLGPGQTRNLERALESKVIDRTEVILDIFATHAQTHEAHLQVELAQLEYAMPRLKRMWTHLSRYKGGIGVRGPGEKQLEEDRRLVVHRIQELKAKLGKIQARKEREVAGRGAFPTVSLVGYTNAGKSTLMNALTDAGVLVEDKLFATLDTRTRKWRFRGGGAALLSDTVGFIRNLPHSLVASFKATLEEASQADLLLHVVDASSPEAEMQVHAVEEVLEELGLKDHPTLLILNKVDKVLDPSFLDVLRARHRDSISISAAKGDGLEGLEQAVRSALLDHALDAEIETGVGDGRVLAYLAQHAQIQNRTYDEDRERVLLQCRLPRRCLDFLYEHGAEVRLNAERMYV is encoded by the coding sequence TTGATCGATACAAGCCGCATCGAGCGTCTGGGACGTCGCGAGCGCGTGATTCTGGTGGGGGTCGTCCTGCCGGGGGGGACGCACAACGCCGACGATCCTCTGGACGAGATCCGTGGCCTGGCCAAGACGGCCGGCCTGGACGTGGTCGGGACCATGCTGCAAAAGCGCCAGCAGGTGGACATCGCGACCTATATCGGCTCGGGCAAGGTCGAGGAACTGAAGGAACTCGTCGCCGCGTACGAGGCCGACGTGGTGGTCTTCGACAACGATCTGGGCCCCGGACAGACCCGAAACCTCGAACGCGCGCTCGAGAGTAAGGTCATCGACCGCACCGAGGTCATCCTCGACATCTTCGCGACCCACGCTCAGACGCACGAGGCCCACCTCCAGGTGGAACTGGCGCAGCTCGAATACGCCATGCCGCGGCTCAAGCGGATGTGGACTCACCTTTCCCGATATAAAGGCGGGATCGGCGTCCGCGGACCGGGCGAAAAGCAGCTTGAGGAAGACCGTCGGCTGGTGGTGCACCGGATCCAGGAGCTGAAGGCCAAACTGGGCAAGATCCAGGCGCGGAAAGAGCGCGAGGTCGCCGGCCGGGGCGCGTTCCCGACCGTCTCGCTCGTCGGCTACACCAACGCCGGCAAGAGCACCCTCATGAACGCCCTGACCGACGCCGGGGTACTGGTCGAGGACAAGCTGTTCGCCACGCTCGACACCCGGACCCGCAAGTGGCGGTTCCGAGGCGGAGGCGCGGCGCTGTTGTCGGACACGGTCGGGTTCATCCGGAACCTGCCGCACAGCCTGGTCGCCTCGTTCAAGGCCACGCTCGAAGAGGCCAGCCAGGCCGACCTGCTGCTCCACGTGGTCGATGCGTCAAGCCCCGAGGCTGAGATGCAAGTCCATGCCGTCGAAGAGGTTCTGGAAGAACTCGGACTCAAGGACCACCCAACCCTGCTGATCCTGAACAAGGTCGACAAGGTGCTCGACCCGTCGTTCCTGGACGTCCTCCGGGCCCGCCATCGTGACTCGATCTCGATCAGCGCCGCGAAGGGGGACGGCCTCGAAGGGCTGGAACAGGCCGTCCGCTCGGCGCTGCTCGACCATGCCCTCGACGCCGAGATCGAGACCGGCGTCGGCGACGGCCGCGTGCTCGCGTACCTCGCCCAGCACGCCCAGATCCAGAACCGGACCTATGACGAAGACCGCGAACGCGTCCTGCTCCAGTGCCGACTCCCGCGCCGCTGCCTCGATTTCCTCTATGAGCACGGCGCCGAGGTGCGGCTGAACGCGGAACGCATGTACGTTTGA
- a CDS encoding TrlF family AAA-like ATPase — MSAIGSIWQKWDLHIHTPASFQWKGPRFEGMTPGQRDDTCKKIIEKINELDVVAFCIMDYWTFDGFIALRDYMYRSTTLLKKRIFPGIELRMVAATPYRLNTHVLLNDDVSDDDLRTFVSSLKLAGQDHKPPTKAHMIEVGRQFDPGKLKKIYNLDVSARADEAKMLEIGYKSAEITCESIESAIRVVGEEHCLIIQPYDTSDGIEKLAWEQHPYRDSVLMKMAHCFETRNQSNVDLFLGHGHPKKPHVGPEFIENIGGYPKPVFAGSDAHRIADYGVYPSSRATWLKAQPTFKGLKHICHEPSLRCHIGDRPPKLVHIDENPTKYIRRIKLAKVADSSLKDKWFDGQDVLLNPGLVAIIGNKGSGKSALADILALAGNSHCTKMEFLNDRRFRHGGNKAKQFTATIEWADGNSYDVLLSQNPDLQKPERVRYLPQHFIEELCNEIAAGNETEFGKELRKVIFSRVPEEKQLKMGTLDDLLDYLIKARKKAIQQVLQTLHTLNETIVRNEAEMSDATLKSYRTSLELKEKELEAHQKIKPVEKQKPVEDPNDEKTKGTIAEIQRRETSLTAIRDQIETLKEDRTTLTAEETRLTQLLAHIENFAAYHEGFREEHQQEFEDAGFDTDEIVKVEIDRDPLTKRSLEVAARLVEIRLLLEGKLAERDTPAVNSLEIQEAESIAEIRKLQDQLNSPEKEYQTYLAQLKAWGIRRDAIVGAADKADTIEYLKDRINRATEVIPAELEALREERRELVRKIHEELLAIRTAYEELYAPVQKVASDAAESADPTDTHQLQFDAYLSPGKFQESFLDFIHKNRKGSFYGEDESRKAVIDLLNAHDLGTTDGVVAFTDVMYSALTVYERDGTPEKVSIESQLRQNKTVLELYDYLFGLGYLEVRYTLRLGGKDISQLSPGEKGALLLVFYLLLDTEEIPIIIDQPEHNLDNESVVRLLVDCIRKARARRQVMIVTHNPNLAVFCDADQIICCKIDKSDGSKITYSTGAIEDYEINQTSVNVLEGTYPAFDNRRKKYQKPEIDYTAPAMPAARLPLLGTVS; from the coding sequence TTGAGCGCTATCGGTTCCATTTGGCAGAAGTGGGATCTCCATATCCATACGCCCGCGTCTTTCCAATGGAAGGGTCCGCGATTCGAAGGGATGACCCCGGGGCAGCGGGACGACACCTGTAAGAAGATCATAGAAAAGATCAATGAGCTCGATGTCGTCGCCTTCTGCATCATGGATTACTGGACCTTCGACGGGTTCATCGCGCTTCGCGACTATATGTATCGCAGTACGACTCTCCTAAAGAAGCGGATCTTTCCTGGTATTGAGCTGAGGATGGTGGCCGCGACGCCATATCGTCTAAATACACATGTACTCCTCAATGACGACGTTAGCGACGATGATCTGCGGACGTTTGTCTCCAGCCTAAAGCTTGCCGGACAGGATCATAAGCCGCCGACCAAGGCACACATGATCGAGGTGGGACGTCAGTTCGATCCCGGCAAATTGAAGAAAATTTACAACCTGGATGTATCCGCCAGAGCTGACGAAGCCAAGATGCTGGAGATTGGGTACAAGTCAGCCGAGATCACGTGCGAGTCGATTGAAAGCGCAATCAGAGTCGTCGGAGAAGAGCACTGCCTCATCATTCAGCCCTACGACACGAGCGACGGCATCGAGAAGCTGGCCTGGGAGCAGCATCCCTATCGTGACTCGGTCTTGATGAAGATGGCGCACTGCTTTGAGACGCGGAATCAGAGCAACGTAGATTTGTTTCTCGGTCACGGCCACCCGAAAAAACCTCATGTCGGTCCCGAGTTTATCGAGAACATCGGTGGCTATCCGAAGCCGGTCTTCGCCGGAAGTGATGCTCATCGCATCGCGGATTACGGGGTTTACCCAAGTAGTCGAGCTACTTGGCTCAAGGCACAACCGACCTTCAAGGGGCTCAAGCACATCTGCCATGAGCCGTCTCTCCGATGTCACATCGGGGACCGACCGCCAAAGCTCGTCCACATTGACGAGAACCCCACCAAATACATCCGCAGGATTAAGTTGGCGAAAGTGGCGGACTCGTCGCTGAAGGACAAATGGTTCGATGGCCAGGACGTCCTTCTCAACCCCGGACTTGTGGCGATTATCGGGAACAAAGGCAGTGGCAAGAGCGCTCTCGCGGACATCCTCGCTCTCGCCGGTAACTCGCACTGCACCAAGATGGAGTTCCTGAACGATCGTCGCTTCCGGCATGGCGGCAACAAGGCGAAACAATTCACAGCCACGATCGAATGGGCTGACGGAAACAGCTACGACGTTCTCCTCAGCCAGAACCCGGATCTCCAGAAACCGGAGCGGGTCCGGTATCTGCCGCAGCACTTCATTGAGGAACTCTGCAACGAGATCGCGGCGGGGAATGAAACGGAGTTTGGCAAAGAATTGCGGAAAGTGATCTTCTCGCGGGTCCCCGAAGAGAAGCAGCTCAAGATGGGGACACTCGACGATTTGCTCGACTACCTCATCAAAGCCCGAAAGAAAGCCATCCAGCAGGTGCTGCAGACTCTGCACACCCTGAACGAGACGATCGTACGCAACGAGGCGGAGATGAGCGACGCCACGCTCAAGTCCTACAGAACGTCTTTGGAGCTCAAAGAGAAGGAGCTGGAAGCTCACCAGAAGATCAAGCCCGTTGAGAAGCAGAAGCCCGTCGAGGATCCGAACGACGAAAAGACCAAGGGGACGATAGCCGAAATCCAGAGGCGCGAGACCTCGCTCACTGCGATCCGCGATCAGATCGAAACACTTAAAGAGGACCGTACCACTCTCACGGCCGAGGAAACCCGTCTGACGCAGCTGCTGGCTCACATCGAGAATTTCGCGGCCTACCACGAGGGGTTCCGTGAAGAACACCAGCAAGAGTTTGAAGATGCGGGTTTCGATACTGACGAAATCGTAAAGGTGGAAATCGATCGCGATCCGCTCACCAAGCGGAGCCTCGAAGTGGCTGCACGCCTCGTGGAAATTCGCCTCCTTTTAGAAGGCAAGCTGGCAGAACGCGACACGCCCGCGGTAAATAGCCTGGAGATTCAGGAGGCGGAGAGCATTGCCGAGATAAGAAAACTGCAGGACCAGCTGAACTCACCCGAGAAGGAATATCAGACGTACTTGGCACAACTTAAGGCATGGGGGATTCGCAGAGACGCCATCGTTGGAGCCGCCGACAAGGCCGACACCATCGAGTACCTGAAAGACCGGATCAACCGGGCGACGGAAGTCATCCCGGCGGAGCTGGAGGCACTTCGAGAAGAACGGCGGGAGCTTGTCAGAAAGATTCACGAGGAGTTGCTCGCAATCCGGACTGCGTACGAGGAGCTCTATGCGCCGGTCCAAAAGGTTGCCTCAGATGCGGCCGAATCAGCGGACCCGACCGATACCCACCAGCTTCAGTTTGACGCCTATCTCAGCCCCGGAAAGTTTCAAGAGAGCTTTCTCGACTTCATTCACAAGAATCGCAAGGGCTCGTTCTACGGAGAGGACGAAAGTCGCAAGGCTGTCATCGATCTCCTGAACGCTCACGATCTCGGAACGACCGATGGGGTTGTCGCGTTCACCGACGTCATGTACTCGGCACTCACTGTGTACGAACGCGACGGAACACCCGAGAAGGTGTCGATCGAATCTCAGCTCCGGCAGAACAAGACCGTCCTGGAGCTGTACGATTATCTCTTCGGCCTCGGATACCTGGAGGTACGTTACACCCTCCGTCTCGGAGGCAAGGACATCTCTCAGCTCTCGCCGGGCGAGAAGGGGGCGCTGCTGCTTGTGTTCTACCTGCTGCTGGATACGGAAGAGATCCCCATCATCATCGACCAGCCAGAGCACAACCTCGACAACGAGTCCGTCGTGAGGCTTCTTGTTGACTGCATCCGGAAGGCTCGTGCTCGCCGGCAGGTCATGATCGTGACCCACAATCCCAATCTTGCCGTGTTCTGCGACGCTGACCAGATTATCTGCTGCAAGATCGATAAGAGCGACGGCAGCAAGATCACTTACTCCACCGGCGCGATCGAGGACTACGAAATCAATCAGACGTCAGTCAATGTTCTTGAAGGTACCTATCCGGCTTTCGATAACCGCCGGAAGAAATACCAAAAGCCCGAAATCGACTACACCGCGCCAGCAATGCCGGCGGCGAGGCTGCCATTGCTTGGAACGGTCTCATGA
- the truB gene encoding tRNA pseudouridine(55) synthase TruB encodes MKTESIGILNLDKPPGRTSRDIVNQVGRLLPRKAKAGHAGTLDPLATGVLVVCVGSATRLIENIQRMGKTYRTVIRFGARSDTHDCDGTIVKTLDPRQPDVSEIEAALATQRGEILQQPPEYSALKIDGRRAYDLARAGLPVELAPRLVRIDRVELLSYKWPNLELEIDCGGGTYIRSIARDVGELLGCGALMDALVRTRIGPFTQATAVAPDDLDRENLEDHLRSPLEAVRDLPRITLDAPLVADVALGRKITADRLADATIPPGEIALLSSDGDLVALGEGDPDGLAVQPRKVFIDKSS; translated from the coding sequence GTGAAGACGGAATCGATCGGGATCTTGAACCTCGACAAACCCCCGGGCCGGACCTCGCGCGACATCGTCAACCAGGTCGGCCGGCTCTTGCCCAGGAAGGCGAAAGCGGGCCACGCCGGCACGCTCGACCCGCTGGCGACCGGTGTTCTGGTCGTCTGCGTCGGGTCCGCCACCCGCCTGATCGAGAACATCCAGCGCATGGGGAAGACGTACAGGACCGTGATCCGCTTCGGCGCCCGCAGCGACACCCACGACTGCGACGGCACGATCGTCAAGACGCTCGATCCCCGACAGCCCGACGTGTCCGAGATCGAAGCCGCGCTTGCGACCCAGCGCGGCGAGATCCTCCAGCAGCCGCCCGAATACTCGGCCCTCAAGATCGACGGCCGCCGCGCCTACGACCTCGCCCGCGCCGGGCTCCCCGTCGAACTCGCCCCGCGCCTCGTCCGCATCGACCGGGTCGAGCTTCTCTCCTACAAGTGGCCGAACCTGGAGCTGGAAATCGACTGCGGCGGCGGCACCTACATCCGGTCGATCGCCCGTGACGTCGGCGAACTCCTCGGCTGCGGCGCGCTGATGGACGCCCTCGTCCGCACCCGGATCGGCCCGTTCACCCAGGCAACCGCCGTCGCCCCCGACGACCTCGACCGCGAGAACCTGGAGGACCACCTGCGTTCCCCCCTCGAAGCCGTCCGCGACCTCCCCCGGATCACCCTCGACGCCCCCCTCGTCGCCGACGTCGCCCTCGGCCGCAAGATCACCGCCGACCGCCTCGCCGACGCCACCATCCCCCCCGGCGAGATCGCCTTGCTCTCCTCCGACGGCGACCTCGTCGCCTTAGGCGAGGGCGACCCCGACGGCCTCGCCGTCCAGCCGAGGAAGGTGTTCATCGATAAGTCATCATAG
- a CDS encoding tetratricopeptide repeat protein has translation MKRTVRILGIAVPLALALTAVVVLPGWVPLFPRAVQRGMTESLLRGTLFFYVAVCLASFIGAPYFGWRTIQNWRRKRRGSRSERVFLLCLSCLFSFVALELGAAAVLAWTHRFPTLPTTFPAKPVDEYRIVVLGESSALGEPYRPWVSVGQIVAWKLGEAMPDRRFETEILAWLGDSLEKQHQKLGRITQRPDAVIVYSGHNEFAARFEENRDYSLDLEPRAAVVRQLHHASLLSPFCSLVYELISKNRLDTPPSLKDHHQLIDPPLCSPTEAAAILADFTARLEAIVAYCERIGALPILVISPANEADYEPSRSTVAPGVDQADRNRLVVDFQEARGAEPAKAEPLLRAILDRHPGFAEAHYRLGKILERSGRIDEAREHFRLALDDDGLPIRCPEPFREAYRQVAERHPGCILIDGRREVVAASPSGLLDDHVIEDTHHPNLKGYVALAAAVLRELADRAVFGSASTAIQPPTLADCVAHFGIAPQRLAEACDRTSLHYKRVSGYRYDPAERLEASRRFAEAARRLRAGATIHEVGLPAFDFQETNQGASSK, from the coding sequence ATGAAGCGGACTGTCCGAATCCTGGGGATCGCCGTTCCGCTGGCTCTCGCGCTCACGGCCGTGGTCGTCCTGCCGGGCTGGGTCCCGCTGTTCCCGCGCGCGGTGCAGCGAGGAATGACCGAGAGCTTGCTCCGCGGCACGCTGTTCTTCTACGTCGCGGTCTGCCTCGCCTCCTTCATCGGCGCGCCTTACTTCGGCTGGCGGACGATCCAGAATTGGCGGCGGAAGCGCCGGGGGTCGCGGTCCGAGCGGGTCTTCTTGCTCTGCCTCTCGTGCCTGTTCTCGTTCGTCGCCCTCGAACTCGGCGCGGCGGCGGTTCTGGCGTGGACGCACCGGTTCCCGACCTTGCCGACGACCTTTCCGGCGAAGCCGGTGGACGAATACCGGATCGTCGTGCTCGGCGAGTCGAGCGCCCTGGGCGAGCCGTACCGGCCCTGGGTTTCGGTCGGCCAGATCGTCGCCTGGAAGCTTGGCGAGGCCATGCCCGACCGCCGGTTCGAGACCGAGATCCTGGCGTGGCTGGGCGACTCGCTCGAAAAGCAGCACCAGAAGCTCGGCCGGATCACCCAGCGGCCCGACGCCGTGATCGTCTACTCGGGCCACAACGAGTTCGCCGCGCGGTTCGAGGAGAACCGCGACTACTCGCTCGACCTCGAACCCCGCGCGGCGGTCGTCCGCCAGCTTCACCACGCCAGCCTGCTCTCGCCGTTCTGCAGCCTCGTCTACGAGCTGATCAGCAAGAACCGGCTCGACACGCCGCCTTCGCTCAAGGATCATCACCAGCTTATCGATCCTCCCCTGTGCAGCCCGACCGAGGCCGCCGCGATCCTGGCCGACTTCACCGCCCGTCTGGAGGCGATCGTCGCGTACTGCGAACGCATCGGCGCGCTGCCGATCCTCGTCATCTCACCGGCCAACGAAGCCGACTACGAGCCGAGCCGATCGACCGTCGCGCCCGGCGTCGACCAGGCCGATCGCAACCGCCTCGTCGTCGATTTCCAGGAGGCGCGCGGCGCCGAGCCAGCCAAAGCCGAGCCGCTCCTGCGCGCGATCCTTGACCGCCATCCGGGGTTCGCCGAGGCCCATTACCGGCTCGGGAAGATCCTCGAACGATCGGGGCGGATCGACGAGGCCCGCGAGCATTTCCGGCTGGCGCTCGACGACGACGGCCTGCCGATCCGCTGCCCCGAGCCGTTCCGCGAGGCTTATCGCCAGGTCGCCGAGCGTCACCCCGGCTGCATCCTGATCGACGGCCGCCGCGAGGTCGTCGCCGCCAGCCCGTCGGGCCTGCTCGACGATCACGTGATCGAAGACACCCACCACCCGAACCTGAAGGGCTACGTCGCGCTCGCCGCCGCCGTGCTCCGCGAGCTGGCGGACCGGGCGGTTTTCGGTTCCGCGTCGACGGCGATCCAACCGCCGACGCTCGCGGATTGCGTCGCCCATTTCGGCATCGCCCCGCAGCGCCTGGCCGAAGCCTGCGATCGCACGAGCCTTCACTACAAGCGCGTGTCGGGCTATCGTTACGACCCCGCCGAACGCCTCGAAGCGTCGCGACGGTTCGCCGAGGCCGCCCGCCGGCTCCGCGCCGGCGCAACAATCCACGAGGTCGGCTTGCCGGCCTTCGATTTTCAAGAGACCAATCAGGGAGCATCCTCGAAGTGA
- a CDS encoding Uma2 family endonuclease has protein sequence MSTTATIIGPADEGRRMSLDEFIDARGEGGRLYELSRGIVTMVDVPSPRHFKIIDAIRMEFARYRESHPDRIYGVASGGECRLLIKALESDRHPDLAVYKTPPPESENADEIWSQWIPEIVIEVVSPSSRFRDYQQKPEEYLRFGVHEYWIVDVADESMKVLRRSGGQWAERTLKAPETHKTRLLPGLEFSIAAMFEAK, from the coding sequence ATGAGCACCACCGCGACGATCATCGGCCCCGCCGACGAGGGCCGCCGCATGTCCCTCGACGAGTTCATCGACGCCCGAGGGGAGGGCGGACGCCTCTACGAATTGAGCCGGGGAATCGTGACCATGGTCGATGTACCGAGCCCGCGTCATTTCAAGATCATCGACGCCATCAGAATGGAGTTCGCGCGATATCGAGAGTCGCACCCGGATCGGATCTACGGCGTCGCCAGCGGCGGCGAGTGCCGTCTGCTCATCAAGGCTCTCGAATCGGATCGTCACCCCGACCTGGCCGTCTACAAGACGCCGCCCCCGGAGTCCGAGAACGCCGACGAGATCTGGTCGCAGTGGATTCCCGAGATCGTGATCGAGGTCGTCTCGCCCAGCTCGCGGTTTCGAGACTACCAGCAGAAGCCCGAGGAATACCTGCGGTTCGGGGTCCACGAATACTGGATCGTCGACGTCGCGGACGAGTCGATGAAGGTGCTGCGTCGTTCCGGCGGCCAGTGGGCCGAGCGGACGTTGAAGGCCCCTGAGACGCACAAGACCCGGTTGCTGCCGGGGCTCGAATTCTCCATCGCCGCGATGTTCGAGGCGAAATGA